The following proteins come from a genomic window of Aspergillus oryzae RIB40 DNA, chromosome 4:
- a CDS encoding uncharacterized protein (predicted protein) produces MSASIFFQQQQHAHHGAAAHMQPSNNHHGGRSRRGPKMAAQNAQRQFRGVKSMRELAEAPAVTAFRARFEAGRSFDLDDDLEFCPSLLTEDDSDAFDFLRATAPAIRFLHFHISDDTLFFILRLGKIRPFDLVSFWPR; encoded by the exons ATGTCggcatcaatcttcttccagcaacagcagcatgCTCACCACGGTGCCGCTGCGCACATGCAACCTTCGAATAACCACCACGGCGGACGCTCTCGGCGAGGACCTAAGATGGCCGCTCAAAACGCCCAGCGCCAGTTCCGGGGTGTAAAAAGCATGAGGGAGCTCGCTGAAGCTCCCGCGGTGACTGCCTTCCGCGCGAGGTTCGAGGCTGGACGGTCTTTCGACTTGGACGACGACTTGGAGTTCTGCCCCAGTCTCCTGACCGAGGACGAT AGTGATGCTTTCGACTTTCTGCGAGCGACGGCGCCTGCGATTCGATTTTTGCATTTTCACATTTCAGACGATACCttgttttttattcttcGGTTAGGGAAAATACGTCCTTTTGACCTCGTGTCGTTTTGGCCGCGATGA
- the ssn8 gene encoding cyclin-dependent protein serine/threonine kinase regulator SSN8 (CDK8 kinase-activating protein cyclin C), translating into MAANYWASTQRRHWLFTKERLADIRESFRERDKAAHSQFPLPDQRLLNIYFSQQLIKLGKRMSTRQQALATAQVYIKRFYTKNEIRHTNPYLVVTTAFYLACKMEECPQHIRFVVAEARNFWPEFIAPDVSKLGECEFALISEMNSQLIVHHPYRTLSELQPELSLTSDEVALAWSVINDHYLTDLPLLYPPHVIAVMAIIVAVVFKPSQTSFHGTAAPLAGAMRDGGMNILAALGDKNGAGPPPRIQKLVGWLAESEVDIRAVIECTQELVSLYEIWENYSEKHCKELLGRMVKSKNLDKIGAVCFCVAFREFG; encoded by the exons atggctgccaatTATTGGGCGTCGACTCAACGTCGACATTGGTTGTTTacgaaagaaagattggcaGACATTCGGGAGTCTtttagagagagagataaggCCGCGCATTCGCAGTTTCCTCTGCCGGATCAGAGGCTGCTAAACATCTACTTCAGCCAAC AACTCATAAAACTTGGGAAGAGGATGTCAACTAGACAACAAGCACTCGCTACGGCTCAAGTATACATCAAACGGTTTTATACTAAGAACGAGATAAGACATACCAACCCGTATCTGGTAGTCACCACTGCATTCTATCTCGCCTGTAAGATGGAAGAATGTCCTCAACATATCCGGTTTGTGGTCGCAGAGGCCCGAAACTTTTGGCCCG AATTCATTGCTCCGGATGTGTCAAAGCTAGGCGAATGCGAGTTCGCTTTGATATCCGAAATGAACTCACAGCTCATCGTTCATCATCCATATCGGACTTTATCCGAGCTCCAACCGGAGCTATCGCTTACATCAGATGAAGTAGCCCTGGCATGGTCCGTCATCAATGATCATTATCTTACCGATCTACCATTACTATACCCACCTCATGTGATTGCGGTCATGGCAATCATCGTTGCTGTTGTCTTTAAACCAAGCCAGACGAGCTTCCATGGGACTGCCGCCCCACTGGCCGGAGCGATGCGAGATGGAGGGATGAATATCCTCGCAGCTTTGGGAGATAAGAATGGCGCTGGTCCGCCTCCCCGAATTCAGAAACTTGTCGGCTGGCTTGCCGAGAGTGAGGTTGATATTCGAGCTGTTATTGAATGCACCCAGGAGCTGGTGTCTCTGTATGAGATCTGGGAGAATTATAGCGAAAAGCACTGTAAGGAACTACTCGGCCGAATGGTGAAGAGCAAGAATCTGGACAA AATCGGGGCAGTTTGCTTTTGCGTTGCATTCAGGGAGTTTGGGTAG
- a CDS encoding uncharacterized protein (predicted mitochondrial carrier protein) — protein sequence MAPGESKDERDERVTKLWQSLGARKDGRLDLNGLKKGLKKIDHPLKNADSMLQNVLKAVDTNGDGYIDYSAAFSKADVTVSSAKLDAFFADVDTNSDGVISYPEWRDFLLFLPAYSNLRAVLSYYTATGNLNPEGDVHINDLQGLGTDHSFPKRYILAIKNLLYNILPVHVLAALIPAAYAEVGGALNFGVALENDSVLLDGDSELEWLPVPRTVAMWMSFRYYERKLTENTPQLGYFIAGGIAGAVSRTATAPLDRLKVYLIAQTGAKSAAVCAAKDGAPLRAAGNASKSLADAVKELWRAGGIRSLFAGNGLNVLKVMPESAIKFGAYESAKRAFARLEGHNDPKQLAPTSQFLSGGCGGMVAQYVKQSSVHGTII from the exons ATGGCACCCGGCGAATCCAAAGATGAACGTGACGAACGAGTCACGAAACTCTGGCAGAGCTTAGGTGCCCGGAAGGACGGCCGTCTCGATCTCAATGGTTTAAAAAAGGGGCTGAAAAAGATTGATCACC CCCTCAAAAATGCGGATAGCATGCTTCAGAATGTCTTGAAAGCGGTTGACACCAATGGTGACGGGTATATTGATTACTCCG CCGCATTTTCCAAAGCCGACGTGACGGTCTCCAGCGCTAAACTGGACGCATTCTTTGCGGACGTGGACACGAACAGCGACGGTGTCATTTCTTATCCGGAGTGGAG ggatttccttctcttcctgccTGCCTACTCCAACTTGCGCGCTGTCCTGTCATATTACACGGCCACGGGAAATCTAAACCCGGAAGGAGATGTCCACATCAATGATCTACAGGGTTTAGGTACAGACCACTCGTTTCCTAAGCGTTATATCTTGGCCATAAAGAACCTTTTGTACAATATTCTCCCAGTTCACGTATTGGCAGCCCTCATCCCGGCAGCCTATGCGGAAGTTGGTGGGGCACTCAACTTTGGGGTCGCGCTTGAGAATGATTCTGTACTCTTAGACGGTGACTCCGAATTGGAGTGGCTGCCCGTACCCAGGACTGTCGCCATGTGGATGTCCTTCCGATATTATGAACGAAAGTTGACAGAGAACACTCCTCAATTAGGTTATTTCATTGCCGGCGGGATTGCAGGTGCCGTATCAAGGACAGCAACGGCACCTCTAGATAGACTTAAAGTCTATCTTATTGCCCAGACCGGTGCGAAATCGGCAGCTGTCTGTGCGGCGAAGGATGGTGCTCCGCTGCGGGCGGCAGGGAATGCATCTAAATCCCTTGCCGATGCTGTCAAGGAATTGTGGCGTGCTGGAGGCATACGAAGCTTATTTGCAG GTAATGGGTTGAATGTGTTGAAGGTCATGCCTGAATCAGCCATCAAATTTGGCGCATATGAG TCTGCTAAACGCGCATTCGCTCGTCTTGAAGGTCATAATGACCCTAAACAGCTTGCACCAACGTCGCAATTTTTGTCTGGAGGGTGCGGTGGAATGGTTGCCCAGTATGTTAAACAGTCTTCTGTGCATGGAACCATCATCTAA
- a CDS encoding uncharacterized protein (predicted mitochondrial carrier protein), with translation MFPYAAIDLTTFEYLKRGLLARKARLHHCHEDDVPLNNFTTGAIGAISGGFSASVVYPLNVLRTRLQAQGTILHPATYNSIGDVARKTIQTEGFRGLYKGITPNLMKVAPAVSISYVVYENSKRMLGLSHSLYGTSYRFWMEITYGLHLWLTLFFR, from the exons ATGTTTCCATATGCCGCTATTGACTTGACGACTTTCGAGTACCTAAAGCGCGGATTACTAGCACGGAAAGCTCGCCTCCATCACTGccatgaggatgatgtccCACTGAACAATTTCACCACGGGAGCCATCGGCGCGATAAGCGGAGGATTCAGCGCTTCCGTTGTTTATCCACTGAACGTCCTCCGCACACGGCTACAGGCCCAGGGCACTATTCTCCACCCCGCAACCTATAATAGCATTGGCGACGTCGCTCGCAAAACCATTCAGACCGAAGGTTTCCGCGGCCTCTACAAAGGAATCACTCCGAACCTTATGAAGGTTGCTCCTGCCGTATCCATAAGCTACGTCGTGTATGAAAACTCGAAACGAATGCTTGGTCTGAG CCATTCCCTCTACGGCACCTCTTATCGCTTTTGGATGGAAATAACATATGGTCTCCACCTTTGGCTTACTCTTTTTTTCAGATAG
- a CDS encoding glutathione S-transferase family protein (predicted glutathione S-transferase) has translation MLYYEFDDLLPANSSQKLLDLYPTSLRSEIDTSNEWIYNDVNNGVYKSGFATTQEAYQKNVTTLFSSLDKIEAHLQSNASPYFFGSALTEADIRLFTTIVRFDPVSGYPAIHRWLRNLYWDIPAFRETTEFEHIKFHYTKSHTQINQFAITPVGPVPDILPKDEEVRAAAAVKK, from the exons ATGCTTTACTACGAATTCGACGACCTCCTCCCCGCGAACTCTTCCCAAAAGCTTCTCGACCTCTACCCAACCAGCCTCCGTAGCGAAATCGACACTTCAAATGAGTGGATCTACAACGATGTCAACAACGGTGTCTACAAGTCCGGCTTCGCAACCACACAAGAAGCCTACCAGAAGAACGTGACAAcgctcttctcctccctcgaCAAGATCGAAGCCCACCTTCAGAGCAATGCCTCGCCGTACTTCTTCGGTTCAGCGCTCACCGAAGCGGATATCAGGCTTTTTACGACCATCGTGCGGTTTGACCCTGT GTCCGGGTATCCCGCTATTCATCGCTGGTTGAGGAATTTGTATTGGGACATTCCGGCGTTCCGGGAGACGACGGAGTTCGAGCATATCAAGTTCCATTATACGAAGAGTCATACGCAGATTAATCAGTTCGCGATTACGCCTGTTGGGCCGGTGCCGGATATCTTGCcaaaggatgaagaggttagggctgctgctgctgtgaaGAAATAG
- the ubaA gene encoding E1 ubiquitin-activating protein ubaA (ubiquitin activating enzyme UBA1), with protein MNVDNPQETVEKIKQGEIDESLYSRQLYVLGHEAMKRMGTSNVLVVGLKGLGVEIAKNIALAGVKSLTLYDPAPVAISDLSSQFFLQSQDVGKPRAEVTAPKVAELNSYVPVTVHEGGNLVDNLEQLKRYQAVVLTLTPLKDQLAIADFCHKNGIYLTIADTFGLFGYLFNDFGKNFTIGDATGEELVSGIVAGIDEDGLVSALDESRHGLEDGDYVTFTEVKGMDGLNNSAPRKVTVKGPYTFHIGDVSGLGTYQSGGIFTQVKMPKFVDYQPLEEQLKKPELMISDFAKFDRPQQLHIGVQALHKFAECHDGQLPRPHNESDAQEVLKISNDLASNQEDKVELDEKLIKELSYQARGDLSPLAAFFGGVTAQEVLKAVSGKFSPVKQWLYLDSLESLPASTTRSEESCKPLGTRYDGQIAVFGKEFQEKIANTTQFLVGAGAIGCETLKNWAMMGLGTGPKGKIYVTDMDQIEKSNLNRQFLFRSKDVGKLKSECASAAVQAMNPELEGKIVALRDRVGQDTEHIFNEEFWEGLDGVTNALDNVDARTYVDRRCVFFRKPLLESGTLGTKGNTQVILPHITESYSSSQDPPEKSFPMCTLKSFPNRIEHTIAWARDLFQTYFVGPPEAVNMYLSQPNYIEQTLKQAGNEKQTLEQLHDFLVANKPLTFDDCIAWARHQFEGQYNNAIQQLLYNFPRDSKTSSGQPFWSGPKRAPTPLKFDSSNPTHLGFIVAGANLHAFNYGIKNPGADKEYYRKVVDNMIIPEFTPKSGVKIQADENEADPNAGNAGSSFDDNAEIQRLVDSLPSPKSLAGFRLNPVEFEKDDDTNHHIDFITAASNLRADNYEIPQADRHKTKFIAGKIIPAIATTTALVTGLVALEFYKIIDGKDDIEQYKNGFVNLALPFFGFSEPIPSPKGKYQGKEGEVTIDQLWDRFEVDDIPLQDFLKHFSDKGLEISMVSSGVSLLYASFYPPSKVKDRLPLTMSKLVEHISKKPVPEHQKNIIFEVTAEDTTEEDVEIPYVMVKLRK; from the exons ATGAACGTCGATAACCCACAGGAAACTGTGGAGAAGATTAAGCAGGGGGAGATTGATGAATCTCTGTACAGTCGACAGCT GTATGTGCTTGGACATGAGGCTATGAAGCGCATGGGCACTTCGAATGTTCTTGTTGTCGGACTGAAGGGGCTTGGTGTTGAGATCG CCAAGAACATTGCTCTCGCCGGTGTGAAGTCTCTCACTTTGTACGATCCTGCGCCCGTTGCTATCTCAGACCTTTCctcccagttcttccttcaaTCCCAAGATGTCGGCAAGCCGCGTGCCGAAGTGACGGCCCCTAAGGTCGCCGAACTCAACTCATATGTTCCCGTCACGGTCCACGAAGGTGGTAACCTCGTAGATAACCTGGAGCAACTGAAACGCTACCAGGCAGTGGTCCTTACCCTCACACCCCTGAAGGATCAACTTGCTATTGCGGACTTCTGCCACAAGAACGGCATCTACCTCACCATTGCCGACACCTTCGGTCTTTTCGGTTACCTCTTTAACGACTTTGGAAAGAACTTCACCATCGGTGATGCTACAGGTGAAGAGCTTGTGAGTGGCATTGTGGCCGGcattgatgaggatggtcTAGTGTCCGCTCTTGACGAGAGCCGACACGGTTTAGAAGATGGAGACTATGTGACATTCACCGAGGTAAAGGGCATGGATGGCCTGAATAACTCCGCCCCTCGCAAGGTTACTGTTAAGGGCCCTTACACGTTTCATATTGGTGATGTCTCTGGCCTTGGGACGTACCAGTCTGGCGGTATCTTTACACAGGTCAAGATGCCCAAGTTTGTCGACTACCAACCCTTGGAGGAGCAGCTCAAGAAGCCTGAGCTTATGATTTCGGACTTTGCCAAGTTCGACCGGCCGCAACAGCTACACATCGGTGTCCAGGCGCTTCACAAGTTTGCCGAGTGCCATGATGGCCAGCTTCCTCGCCCTCACAATGAGAGTGATGCCCAGGAGGTCCTCAAGATCTCTAACGACCTCGCCTCGAACCAGGAAGACAAGGTCGAGTTGGACGAGAAGCTCATTAAGGAGCTTAGTTACCAAGCACGCGGTGATCTCAGCCCCTTGGCCGCGTTCTTTGGTGGTGTTACAGCACAGGAGGTCCTTAAAGCTGTCTCGGGAAAGTTCAGCCCTGTTAAGCAATGGCTTTACCTAGACTCTCTCGAGTCGCTTCCGGCTTCTACTACCCGGTCTGAAGAGAGCTGCAAACCCCTTGGAACCCGGTATGATGGTCAGATTGCTGTCTTTGGTAAAGAgttccaggagaagatcgccaaCACTACCCAATTTCTTGTTGGCGCAGGTGCAATTGGATGTGAGACCCTCAAGAACTGGGCCATGATGGGTTTGGGAACCGGTCCTAAGGGAAAAATTTATGTTACCGATATGGACCAGATCGAGAAGAGCAACCTCAACCGTCAGTTCCTATTCCGCAGTAAGGATGTTGGCAAGCTTAAGAGTGAGTGTGCCTCGGCTGCCGTTCAGGCCATGAACCCCGAGCTAGAGGGCAAGATTGTCGCATTGCGTGACCGTGTCGGGCAAGACACTGAGCACATCTTCAACGAGGAATTCTGGGAAGGATTGGATGGGGTTACCAACGCGCTGGACAATGTTGATGCCAGAACTTACGTTGATCGCCGTTGTGTCTTCTTCCGTAAGCCTCTCCTCGAGAGTGGCACTCTTGGCACCAAGGGCAACACCCAAGTTATCCTTCCACATATTACCGAGTCCTACTCCAGCTCCCAGGATCCTCCCGAGAAGTCCTTCCCCATGTGTACTCTGAAGAGTTTTCCCAACCGGATTGAGCACACTATTGCCTGGGCCAGGGATCTTTTCCAGACCTACTTTGTTGGCCCTCCCGAGGCTGTCAACATGTATCTGTCACAGCCAAACTACATTGAGCAGACGCTCAAACAGGCTGGCAATGAGAAGCAGACTTTGGAGCAACTGCACGATTTCTTGGTGGCCAACAAGCCACTGACTTTTGACGATTGCATTGCCTGGGCTCGCCATCAGTTTGAAGGTCAGTACAACAATGCAATTCAGCAGTTACTGTACAACTTCCCTCGAGATTCCAAGACCTCTTCTGGACAGCCTTTCTGGTCCGGCCCCAAGCGTGCTCCAACACCTTTGAAGTTCGATAGCTCAAACCCCACGCACCTCGGGTTCATCGTTGCCGGCGCGAACCTCCACGCTTTCAACTATGGAATCAAGAACCCCGGAGCAGACAAGGAATACTACCGCAAGGTCGTCGACAATATGATTATCCCTGAATTCACGCCCAAGTCTGGCGTGAAGATCCAGgcagatgagaatgaggCCGACCCGAACGCTGGAAACGCTGGCTCATCTTTCGATGATAACGCGGAGATCCAGCGCCTTGTCGACTCGCTGCCATCGCCGAAGTCACTTGCTGGATTCCGCTTGAACCCAGTTGAGTTcgagaaggatgatgataccAACCATCATATTGACTTCATTACGGCGGCCAGCAACCTCCGAGCCGACAACTACGAAATCCCCCAGGCTGACCGCCATAAGACTAAATTCATAGCTGGCAAGATCATTCCTGCTATCGCGACGACCACCGCGCTGGTTACTGGACTCGTTGCCCTAGAGTTCTACAAGATTATCGACGGCAAGGATGACATTGAACAGTACAAGAACGGCTTTGTGAATCTTGCACTTCCGTTCTTCGGTTTCAGTGAACCCATTCCTAGCCCCAAGGGCAAATACCAGGGCAAGGAGGGTGAAGTGACCATTGATCAGCTTTGGGATCGCTTCGAGGTGGACGATATTCCTCTGCAGGACTTCCTCAAGCACTTCTCTGACAAGGGTTTGGAAATCAGCATGGTCAGCTCGGGAGTGAGCTTGCTGTATGCCAGTTTCTATCCTCCCTCGAAGGTGAAGGACCGTCTCCCATTGAC GATGAGCAAGTTGGTGGAGCATATCAGCAAGAAGCCCGTTCCGGAACATCAAAAGAATATCATCTTTGAAGTTACGGCTGAGGATACAACGGAGGAGGATGTCGAGATCCCTTATGTGATGGTGAAGCTGAGGAAGTAA
- a CDS encoding putative gamma-tubulin complex component GCP4 (predicted protein) codes for MLHEILLSLSGQPSPLFEAHAEEDTVSEDAFPLLSPPEKALLASLARLSRLHAKLRAHTALISSSHSSVICRAASTAISTQHLGDFQRKVLEVEKSILVEDSGYVGGYGIVPLSTIVGEFSPWTRRLEWLWEVARFILPNHKKANNQSCTGAALIDYLRAESQTGYIDIGEMALHLISAAETAWMRQLSTWLLYGNLPVLGKDDFFIQEDSIAESNRTPAVAQFVLRTDLQPKFVSPDAASSILFIGKTLNLIRAKRSGSRTGPPAGLSTTPVTLHGEHIEHFATLKSPISTAKLSNSINSIRLSLSQSTLSKLLPLPKILEILAVLHDFLLLRRGEFASALVSHADARLLERHRRPGNLASKGKFAEGLQGLSIKEGDVANALSQALAELYSLQNEEDPVDDELDLARSLLQLSMNDKRKGHSVAATPSAGGSDHLANISDIPFDDLLFPSPTVLSAQVHPPLDLFLSASDVLIYSKIHSYLLGIRRAQLHLGDLWKHTFLRKIHPSPLGPPRSNSQFGQNKLRAGRQRDNIRTRQMRPVWATCSASLFVLSEVGSFFQGEVINGSWQHFRGWIGGAPASSTNSRPGTSSSSKSKPSYNSMVSEEMSEAGLDRSIQSPRTRHDPETLTVAHRRYLFTMVQALFLTDRPFTKALRFLLTSVDHFIALVVRLESIQRNMDLETDEGVVDSLVDYAGEEKEVWQSLSAARGEVETGIKVLVARLKDIDDSRSGEGRTMFDMSKNPRENWSMYQQNGTGTEANLGHYVPRKAAGVDRLLMKLDFGNANGSIGPAAFVSGGYGNAGY; via the coding sequence ATGCTCCACGAaatccttctctccctctccggCCAACCGTCACCACTTTTCGAAGCCcatgccgaagaagatacAGTCTCTGAGGATGCGTTTCCTCTCCTGTCGCCTCCGGAAAAAGCCCTCCTCGCCTCCCTTGCCCGTCTGAGTCGACTCCATGCTAAACTACGAGCTCATACGgccttgatctcttcctcacacTCTTCTGTCATATGTCGAGCTGCTTCAACTGCGATTAGTACACAGCATCTTGGGGATTTTCAACGAAAGGTACTCGAAGTGGAAAAATCAATTTTGGTGGAGGATAGCGGGTATGTTGGTGGGTACGGAATTGTGCCATTGTCCACGATAGTTGGCGAATTCTCTCCTTGGACCCGACGGCTCGAATGGCTTTGGGAGGTCGCCCGATTTATTCTTCCTAATCACAAGAAAGCCAACAACCAGAGTTGCACGGGCGCAGCACTGATCGATTACCTTCGGGCGGAATCGCAAACCGGATATATAGACATTGGGGAGATGGCGCTGCACCTGATCAGCGCCGCTGAAACAGCTTGGATGAGGCAACTGTCAACGTGGCTGCTATATGGGAATCTTCCTGTGCTAGGCAAGGACGACTTTTTCATTCAAGAGGATAGCATAGCCGAGAGCAACCGTACCCCGGCTGTGGCACAATTTGTTCTACGAACAGACTTGCAACCCAAATTTGTCTCCCCCGACGCAGCTTCATCTATACTATTTATTGGGAAAACATTGAACCTTATCAGGGCAAAGCGCAGTGGCTCTAGAACAGGTCCTCCAGCAGGTCTTTCAACTACACCTGTCACTCTACACGGAGAGCATATCGAGCACTTTGCTACACTGAAATCACCCATATCGACCGCCAAACTATCCAATAGCATAAACTCCATTCGGTTATCATTGTCGCAAAGCACACTCTCTAAACTGCTACCGCTCCCTAAGATCCTCGAGATTCTGGCTGTCCTCCAtgatttcttgttgctgAGACGCGGCGAGTTTGCGTCGGCGCTTGTATCGCATGCCGATGCTCGTTTACTCGAAAGACATCGACGACCGGGAAATTTGGCTTCCAAAGGCAAATTTGCCGAGGGCCTCCAAGGACTTTCCATCAAGGAGGGAGATGTTGCGAATGCTTTGTCACAAGCGTTAGCTGAGCTGTATTCTTTGCAAAACGAGGAAGATCCCGTAGATGATGAGCTTGATCTTGCGAGAAGCCTTCTGCAGCTATCAATGAatgataaaagaaaaggccacTCAGTCGCGGCGACACCTTCAGCGGGTGGGTCTGACCATTTAGCGAACATCTCGGATATCCCTTTCGATGACCTCCTTTTCCCATCCCCAACAGTTCTCTCAGCACAAGTGCACCCACCTTTGGATCTATTCCTCTCAGCTTCTGACGTTTTAATATATTCAAAAATTCACTCCTATCTTCTGGGTATTCGACGTGCGCAACTACACTTGGGGGACCTTTGGAAACACACATTTCTGCGAAAGATCCACCCATCCCCATTGGGTCCACCCAGGAGCAACTCCCAGTTTGGCCAGAACAAGCTCAGAGCGGGGAGGCAAAGAGACAACATCCGAACCCGTCAGATGAGACCTGTCTGGGCTACGTGCAGTgcttccctttttgttttgtcaGAGGTAGGCAGCTTTTTTCAAGGAGAGGTTATCAATGGCTCTTGGCAACACTTCCGGGGGTGGATTGGCGGTGCCCCAGCCTCGTCCACGAACTCCCGACCTGGAACTTCGTCGTCGTCAAAGAGCAAGCCCAGCTATAACAGCATGGTCTCTGAGGAAATGTCTGAAGCTGGCTTGGACCGATCCATTCAGTCACCAAGGACACGGCATGATCCTGAAACATTGACGGTCGCACATCGTCGGTACCTATTCACCATGGTTCAAGCACTCTTTTTGACCGACAGACCTTTCACAAAAGCCCTTCGATTCCTACTTACCAGTGTCGACCATTTCATCGCACTTGTGGTCCGTCTCGAAAGCATTCAGCGCAACATGGATTTAGAGACAGACGAAGGTGTCGTGGACTCCTTGGTCGATTACgccggagaagagaaggaagtaTGGCAATCACTTAGTGCAGCGCGAGGCGAAGTTGAGACTGGAATCAAGGTTCTTGTGGCACGGCTGAAAGACATCGACGATAGCCGGTCTGGGGAGGGACGAACCATGTTCGATATGTCAAAAAACCCACGTGAAAACTGGTCAATGTACCAGCAGAATGGCACAGGTACTGAGGCCAACTTGGGCCACTATGTGCCCAGAAAGGCGGCCGGAGTGGATCGACTGTTAATGAAGTTAGACTTCGGGAACGCAAATGGAAGCATTGGGCCCGCAGCGTTTGTATCAGGTGGATATGGCAACGCGGGATACTAG
- a CDS encoding putative short chain dehydrogenase/oxidoreductase (dehydrogenases with different specificities (related to short-chain alcohol dehydrogenases)) — protein sequence MRSALSQMLFQASRSWQPSTTLRPLTRLSYSTTTTTHGAHHIQTRMPPKESIKNGHRFKEFDLNDRVYAITGGGRGLGLAMAEALMEAGAKVYCLDRLENPHPDFMAAKEHSETNYGGSLEYYRIDVRDDAEVNNVFAEIAGQNKRLDGLIAAAGINHLQSALEHSQTAMNEVMQINYNGVFNSATAAARQMFNYQQKGSILLIASMSGLIANKGMTSPVYNSSKAAVIQLARSLAMEWGRHGIRVNSLCPGHIITPMVEQVFQQNPASRAVWEAENMLGRLAYPEEFRGAALFALSDASSFMTGSTMLIDGGHTAW from the exons ATGCGCTCTGCCTTATCCCAGATGCTGTTCCAAGCAAGCCGTTCATGGCAACCAAGCACAACCCTCCGCCCACTCACACGACTCTCATATTCcacaactactactacccaTGGAGCGCATCACATTCAAACGCGGATGCCTCCAAAGGAATCAATCAAGAACGGGCATCGTTTTAAGGAGTTCGACCTCAATGACCGCGTCTACGCCATCACCGGCGGTGGAAGAGGACTTGGTTTAGCCATGGCCGAAGCCCTAATGGAAGCCGGCGCCAAAG TCTACTGCCTCGACCGCCTCGAAAACCCCCACCCAGACTTCATGGCCGCAAAAGAGCACTCGGAAACCAACTACGGCGGCAGCCTGGAGTACTACCGAATCGACGTCCGCGATGATGCAGAAGTAAACAACGTGTTCGCCGAAATTGCCGGCCAGAACAAGCGTCTTGATGGTCTGATCGCCGCCGCCGGAATCAACCATCTCCAGAGCGCCCTCGAGCACTCCCAAACCGCCATGAACGAAGTCATGCAGATCAACTACAACGGAGTGTTCAACTCCGCCACCGCTGCCGCCCGCCAGATGTTCAACTACCAGCAGAAGGGCTCCATCCTGCTTATCGCGAGCATGAGCGGTCTCATCGCCAACAAGGGCATGACTTCCCCTGTCTACAACTCCTCCAAAGCGGCCGTCATTCAGCTGGCTCGCTCGCTCGCAATGGAATGGGGCCGCCACGGTATCCGTGTGAACAGTCTCTGCCCTGGTCACATCATCACCCCCATGGTCGAGCAGGTGTTTCAGCAGAACCCGGCCTCTCGGGCTGTCTGGGAGGCAGAGAACATGCTTGGGCGGTTGGCGTACCCTGAGGAATTCAGAGGTGCTGCCCTCTTCGCTCTCAGTGATGCTAGCAGCTTCATGACGGGCAGCACGATGCTCATTGATGGTGGCCACACCGCGTGGTAA